TTCCCGCCCCCACACGCTGCATTGCGGTCCTGAGGGCATCTATGTCAGCGCGCTCGGCAACGGCGGGGGCAATGGCGGTGGGCCGGGCGGCGTGTTCCTTATCGACCATGAGACGTTCGACGTGCTTGGCCAATGGGAAATCGACCGCGGCCCGCAGTTCCTCTCCTACGACGTCTGGTGGCATCTCGGCCAGGATACGATGATCACCAGCGAATGGGGTACGCCCGACATGATCGAGGACGGCCTCAACCCTGAACTTCTGCTGGGTGCGAAGTATGGTCGCCGAGTCCATTTCTGGGACCTGCACCGGCGCCGGCACCGGCAGACCATCGATTTGGGTCCGGAGTACCAGCTGGCGCTGGAGTTGCGCCCGGCGCACGATCCGACCAAGGCGCATGGCTTCATGAACGCTGTGGTCAATCTGAAGGATCTCTCCTCGTCGATCTGGCTGTGGCATCGCGACGGCGGACAGTGGGCGATGCGGAAGATCATCGACATCCCGGCGGAGCCGGCCGATCCAGATCGACTGCCCCCCATCCTCAAAGGCTTCAAGGCGGTGCCGCCGCTGGTCACCGACATCGACCTGTCTCTCGACGACCGTTGGCTGTACGTGTCGTGCTGGGGCACCGGAGAGATGCAACGCTACGACGTCTCCGATCCCTTCCGACCCAAACTGACCGGCTCGGTCCGGTTGGGCGGGATCGTCGGGCGCAGCCGCCACCCAAGTGCTGAAGGCGACCTCAACGGCGGCCCGCAGATGGTCGAGGTCAGCCGTGACGGCAAGCGGGTCTACTTCACCAACTCGCTGTACCGGAGCTGGGATGACCAATTCTATCCCGAGGGCATCAAGAGCTGGATGGTCAAGCTCGACGCCTCCCCGGAGGGTGGTTTGAGCATCGACGAGCGGTTCTTCCTGCGTTTCGACGACGGTTTCCGCGGACACCAGATTCGGCTGGAAGGCGGCGACGCGTCCTCGGACTCGTACTGCTATCCATGAGCGAAGCGTGGCAGTGGCTGGCGCTGATCGGCCTCGGCGCCTTCCACGGGGTCAACCCGGCCATGGGGTGGCTCTTCGCCGTAGCTCTCGGACTTCAGGAAGGCCGCCGCGGGGCGGTGATCAAGGCGCTGCCCCCCATCGCGCTGGGTCACGCGCTGTCAGTGCTGGTGGTGGTGATCAGCTTTACCATGGTTCAATTGGTCACCGCGCCGGATCTCCTGAAGCCGGCCACCGTGGCGGTGCTGATCGGGCTTGGTGGCTATCGGCTGGTGCGTGGCCAGCGGCATCGGGTGCGGGTCGGCATGCGCACCGGTTTTGCCGGTCTGACGCTGTGGTCGTTCCTGATGGCATCGGCGCACGGGGCCGGGCTGATGATCCTGCCCCTGCTGCTGGGCATGCTGGCGCCGGCCCAGCTTATGGCGCTGTCGCTCTGTGGACCGGGAGCCGAGATGACGGGCACGATTGCCGCATTCGGGTCGGCGGCCGCCGGGCTGGCTGTCGTCCTGGTGCATATGACGGCCATGCTGGTGGTAATCGCGATCGTGGGGCTGGTGGTCTTCGAGACCGTCGGGCTCGGTATCCTGCGCCGTGGCTGGGTGAATTTCGATCTGGTGTGGGCGGGCGCTTTGATCGGCACCGGGACAGGCCTC
This genomic window from Azospirillum brasilense contains:
- a CDS encoding selenium-binding protein SBP56-related protein; this encodes MATWTPDPSFYPSPRMAMQAPPERLAYVAMLNTDTSARPDALGVVDVDPGSSGYGRIISRLDMPNVGDELHHFGWNACSSALCPYAPHPHVERRYLIVPGLRSSRIHIVDTKADPAHPKIVKVIEPEQLAARANYSRPHTLHCGPEGIYVSALGNGGGNGGGPGGVFLIDHETFDVLGQWEIDRGPQFLSYDVWWHLGQDTMITSEWGTPDMIEDGLNPELLLGAKYGRRVHFWDLHRRRHRQTIDLGPEYQLALELRPAHDPTKAHGFMNAVVNLKDLSSSIWLWHRDGGQWAMRKIIDIPAEPADPDRLPPILKGFKAVPPLVTDIDLSLDDRWLYVSCWGTGEMQRYDVSDPFRPKLTGSVRLGGIVGRSRHPSAEGDLNGGPQMVEVSRDGKRVYFTNSLYRSWDDQFYPEGIKSWMVKLDASPEGGLSIDERFFLRFDDGFRGHQIRLEGGDASSDSYCYP